The Falco peregrinus isolate bFalPer1 chromosome 1, bFalPer1.pri, whole genome shotgun sequence genome has a window encoding:
- the LOC101911094 gene encoding broad substrate specificity ATP-binding cassette transporter ABCG2-like has translation METAQNNSDLKKLHAVELNLCKKDTMADTFDHSIISVGEQEGADNFQRSLPTRESLRYPRGSVVSFHNIEYSVKQSSGFLCKRKTVDKKILHNVYGIMKPGLNAILGPTGSGKSSLLDVLAARKDPAGLSGEVLIDGIPQPPNFKCISGYVVQDDVVMGTMTVRENLHFSAALRLPSSISIKEKEERVTQIISELGLSKVADAKVGTELIRGVSGGERKRTNIGMELITEPPVLFLDEPTTGLDASTANAVLILLKKLSRRGRTIVFSIHQPRYSIFKLFDSLTLLALGKVLYHGPAKQALEYFNSIGYECEPFNNPADFFLDIINGDSTAVAASKEDHRPVNTGKEMSSEDGVAEDNVDSSVVDVLHQKYLNSSLYRGTKEALVKVELERGSKQRVSKQGHEITYANGFVTQLYWVSKCSLKNLIRNPQASIAQIAVTVILALVVGAIFFGVKLDRSGIQNRVGSLFFVTTNQCFSSVSAIELFIRHKKLFVHQYTSGYYRVSAYFLALMIGDLLPMRTAPAIIFSCISYWMIGYQAVTGRFFFFMLTLVLVSYTATAMSLAISAGMDVVAVANLLITICFVLMLIFSGLLVNLPSVMGWLNWLKYFSIPRYGLTALQVNEFRDLYFCGEKHPNVTVSARDAGICSPSISGEMCSGEAYLCSQGISPTSWEMWENIVALFCMTVIFLIVAYAKLRFMRKFT, from the exons ATGGAAACTGCTCAAAACAACAGTGACCTCAAAAAACTTCATGCAGTGGAGCTTAACCTGTGTAAGAAGGACACGATGGCAGACACGTTTGATCACAGCATTATTTCTGTTGGAGAACAGGAAGGAGCAGACAATTTCCAACGTTCTCTTCCAACACGAGAGTCCCTCCGATACCCTCGGGGCTCTGTTGTGAGTTTCCATAATATCGAGTACTCTGTCAAGCAGTCCAGTGGATTCCTCTGTAAACGGAAAACTGTGGACAAGAAGATCCTTCACAATGTTTA tGGCATTATGAAGCCGGGCTTGAATGCTATTCTCGGGCCAACAGGGAGTGGCAAATCTTC TCTCCTAGATGTGCTGGCTGCCAGAAAGGACCCAGCAGGCCTGTCTGGAGAAGTGCTTATAGATGGCATTCCACAACCTCCAAATTTCAAGTGCATCTCGGGGTATGTTGTGCAG GATGATGTTGTCATGGGCACAATGACGGTGAGGGAGAACCTGCACTTCTCTGCTGCCCTGCGACTCCCCAGCTCCATCAGCattaaagagaaggaagagcGAGTCACCCAGATAATCAGTGAGCTGGGATTAAGCAAAGTGGCTGATGCTAAG GTAGGAACCGAATTGATCCGGGGAGTGTCTGGAGGGGAACGGAAGAGAACCAACATTGGAATGGAGCTCATCACAGAGCCACCAGTCCTTTTTCTGGATGAACCAACAACTGGCCTTGATGCTAGCACAGCCAATGCAGTTCTCATCCTCTTAAAGAA gcTCTCAAGAAGAGGACGAACCATCGTATTTTCCATCCATCAGCCCCGCTATTCCATATTCAAGCTGTTTGACAGTCTGACGTTACTAGCTTTGGGAAAGGTGCTGTACCATGGGCCTGCAAAGCAGGCCCTAGAGTACTTTAATTCTATTG gaTATGAGTGTGAACCCTTCAACAATCCAGCTGACTTCTTCCTTGATATCATAAATGGTGATTCAACTGCTGTGGCAGCAAGCAAGGAAGATCACAGACCTGTGAACACAGGGAAAG AGATGAGCAGTGAAGATGGAGTGGCAGAAGATAACGTGGACAGCAGTGTGGTAGATGTGCTGCACCAGAAATATCTCAACTCCAGCCTGTATCGGGGCACAAAGGAAGCACTGGTGAAAGTAGAGCTTGAACGGGGAAGCAAGCAGAGAGTATCCAAGCAGGGGCATGAGATTACCTATGCAAATGGATTTGTCACCCAGCTGTACTGGGTGTCCAAGTGTTCCCTGAAAAACCTCATCAGAAACCCACAGGCTTCCATTGCACAA ATTGCAGTGACCGTAATTCTTGCTTTGGTTGTGGGTGCTATCTTTTTTGGTGTAAAGTTGGATCGAAGTGGCATTCAGAATCG GGTTGGATCCTTGTTTTTTGTTACCACAAACCAGTGTTTTTCCAGTGTCTCTGCAATTGAGCTGTTTATCAGACACAAGAAACTGTTTGT CCATCAGTACACCAGTGGATATTACCGTGTGTCTGCCTACTTCCTGGCCTTGATGATAGGAGATTTGCTGCCCATGAGAACTGCTCCAGCCATCATATTCTCATGCATCAGCTACTGGATGATTG GATACCAAGCTGTTACAGGCCGGTTCTTCTTCTTCATGCTGACCCTGGTACTGGTGTCCTACACTGCCACAGCCATGTCTCTGGCTATCAGTGCTGGGATGGATGTGGTGGCTGTGGCCAATCTGCTCATCACTATTTGTTTTGTCCTGATGCTT ATCTTTTCAGGCCTCTTAGTAAACCTCCCTTCCGTAATGGGCTGGCTGAACTGGCTCAAGTACTTCAGCATCCCACGATACGGCCTCACT GCTCTTCAAGTGAATGAGTTCAGAGATCTCTACTTCTGTGGTGAGAAGCATCCAAATGTTACAGTATCTGCAAGAGATGCAGGCATTTGTTCCCCCAGTATTTCAGGAGAAAT